A stretch of the Blastocatellia bacterium genome encodes the following:
- a CDS encoding substrate-binding domain-containing protein, whose translation MSTSNKKDKLDDPIKDDSLKDDPLETSFISNITIDVSASPDGKTRSNKENLSSGRTSTNRESLSTAQRASARTTTLALDPRPYKKRERVYTTIIIILSSVILAQALLLWLAYFGNNVNDKQLIITGAKVNQSLLIELTEAFMTKNLGMAISVMPKSERVALAELTQGKAHLVQTTFQLSQEERKQLTLLTGREVKEILAPKWALAFYVHKDNPIDALTLIQLQSIFKGEVNNWQAFGGMDSAIGIQAFYDNHFINEFIQKRIINNPQTKVSPKIISTVIDNPSNIAYGEVKEILPSNVKLLKIKVSDIEEGKLPILEGKLNKDYPLAYNTYWYTTDLSKDLADFLRQEVEKQ comes from the coding sequence ATGAGTACAAGCAATAAAAAAGATAAACTTGATGATCCTATTAAAGATGACTCTCTTAAGGATGATCCCTTAGAAACATCTTTTATCAGTAATATAACTATAGATGTTTCTGCTTCACCAGATGGTAAAACTAGATCTAACAAAGAAAATTTATCATCAGGACGAACATCTACTAACAGAGAAAGTCTTTCTACTGCGCAACGTGCTTCTGCTCGTACAACTACATTAGCTTTAGATCCAAGACCATATAAGAAAAGAGAAAGAGTTTATACAACGATAATTATTATTTTATCTAGCGTAATATTAGCTCAAGCCTTATTATTATGGTTAGCATACTTTGGGAATAATGTTAATGATAAACAATTAATTATTACAGGGGCTAAAGTTAACCAAAGTCTTTTAATAGAGTTAACAGAAGCATTTATGACTAAAAATTTAGGTATGGCAATATCAGTAATGCCAAAAAGTGAAAGAGTAGCCTTAGCAGAACTAACTCAAGGAAAAGCTCATCTTGTACAAACAACTTTTCAATTATCGCAAGAAGAAAGAAAGCAATTAACTTTACTTACAGGTAGGGAAGTTAAAGAAATTCTTGCTCCTAAATGGGCATTAGCCTTTTATGTTCATAAAGATAATCCAATAGACGCACTTACTTTAATTCAACTACAAAGTATTTTTAAGGGTGAAGTTAATAACTGGCAAGCTTTTGGTGGAATGGACTCAGCTATTGGTATTCAAGCTTTTTATGATAATCATTTTATTAATGAATTTATCCAAAAGAGAATAATAAATAATCCTCAAACTAAGGTTTCTCCTAAAATAATTTCAACAGTTATAGATAATCCTAGTAATATTGCTTATGGAGAAGTAAAAGAAATATTACCTAGTAATGTTAAATTATTAAAAATAAAAGTAAGTGATATAGAAGAAGGAAAATTACCTATTTTAGAAGGAAAATTAAATAAAGATTATCCTCTAGCTTATAATACTTATTGGTATACTACAGATTTAAGTAAAGATTTAGCAGATTTTTTAAGACAAGAAGTAGAAAAACAGTAA
- a CDS encoding protein kinase: MPINPNPFIFPHRQFPTHQRTLVAGLPFFPPELGATGEIVKIVRCWQVESIDNYTRQLPKRVFLRLQPPEYRVYEKYSPNISFSSVQMFYQHRPDLEIMWLGQIGSTTYLILEETPFDLDDESFTQYVVKLNNPQSVSIIGITELSKLTSILRSQVDYYPTISTSEITSFLGQINDKFSIEYYADCIKERSISRTFKVRWDIISAGKSISIRKWQRPLPENLSISLPIPSDPTSNEDFFIKEYLGLKERHYLILQAERTLIAGEKWQAFLVRLEGNSIFSLTDDQEFQETANAFIDRLEGNSKGNNFRPLGTISAQEVDFLLNYLSVNQPSFTSSGEFAVENSSLTKTKFTNLIPIKILDENDNFQDSFKVAETNQQLTINKRWRISNRLYLSLSFSTQQNQSISKKLDLSTLLVESIFSFNFWYYIILEPPSQLNSQDKFVLKIQNNKTLITLSNEELSKISSIYENNKNSIVATSIVEILSLLNSLSSTNNIEFSSKPITKPLTTKITGALNKAITKTNLVSLNPNIIDNYQLNKKLGETSPHVNYLAEQINLGNRIVFLKTLEIKNSSPNYIESFLKIAKLHSKLNHTNIPKLYQVGITKEYYFSVFQYIPGITLSEYILRKKISSTHLLLILKQIANILEYTHKRQILHGNLSPQKILISPDDQVFLTSFFGENPDMKEKIVGNPLYLAIEQLQNNLLLPSSDIYALAEIAYLCLTGHHPFENCDSIEILLRKKFNCNILDVETLDQSLPTTLNIVFKKALSSDLNQRYQTANDFINALKECFQNSTTRDLTEELLLNNFRFISNYLSVDKYLLTDLIGEGNFSWVHRGVEPNNLTQKAFKIAKPRQLVSLPDHSSIRTQEINITLGCVGSKIPDIEQFLSFQAEKLQKTSDPALVKVDKLYSQHNICYYQMNYIVGKTLRETMKTRTISIRVMIEIAVALDRLSQNPNFHYHGDLKPENILVTSNSVKLIDPGYFGSKEKRDAQTMITTPAYYPMLESDDMFAFGLILWEIACQQHPLVMQRGSSEFIDLTYIGENLFDWVYSSELVGQYFKSAFLYIKRPSTYQKDIHPMLESFLLKAINLQLRADNIIDYKIHFKSFVQLIAALEELIEAGITHL, encoded by the coding sequence ATGCCCATTAACCCAAACCCATTTATATTTCCACACCGACAATTCCCAACACATCAACGAACCTTAGTTGCAGGTCTACCTTTTTTTCCTCCTGAATTAGGTGCGACAGGTGAAATAGTTAAAATTGTTCGTTGTTGGCAAGTTGAATCTATTGATAACTATACTAGACAACTACCTAAAAGGGTTTTTCTACGCCTTCAACCACCAGAATACCGAGTTTATGAAAAATACTCGCCAAATATTTCTTTTAGCTCTGTGCAAATGTTTTATCAACATCGCCCAGACTTAGAAATTATGTGGCTTGGTCAAATCGGCAGTACTACTTATTTAATTTTAGAAGAAACCCCTTTTGACTTAGATGATGAGAGCTTTACCCAATATGTTGTAAAATTAAATAATCCTCAATCAGTTTCTATAATTGGAATAACAGAATTAAGTAAATTAACTAGCATTTTAAGAAGTCAGGTGGACTACTACCCTACTATTTCTACTTCAGAAATCACATCTTTTTTAGGCCAAATCAATGATAAATTTTCAATTGAATATTACGCAGATTGCATTAAGGAGCGTTCTATTAGCAGGACTTTTAAGGTTAGATGGGACATAATTTCTGCTGGAAAATCTATTTCTATTCGTAAATGGCAACGTCCTTTACCAGAAAATTTGTCTATTTCCTTGCCAATACCTTCAGACCCTACAAGCAATGAAGATTTTTTTATAAAAGAATACCTAGGCTTAAAAGAAAGACATTATTTAATTTTACAAGCTGAAAGAACTTTGATTGCAGGAGAAAAATGGCAAGCTTTTTTAGTTAGACTAGAAGGAAATTCTATTTTTAGTCTAACAGATGACCAAGAATTTCAAGAAACTGCTAATGCCTTTATTGATAGACTAGAAGGAAATTCTAAGGGTAATAATTTTAGACCTCTAGGAACTATTTCTGCACAAGAAGTAGATTTTTTACTTAATTATTTATCTGTTAATCAGCCGAGTTTTACTAGTTCAGGCGAATTTGCTGTAGAAAACTCTTCTTTAACTAAAACAAAATTTACTAACTTAATTCCCATAAAAATCTTGGATGAAAATGATAATTTTCAAGATTCATTTAAAGTAGCAGAAACCAACCAACAGCTAACTATAAATAAACGTTGGCGTATTTCTAATAGGCTTTACTTAAGCTTAAGTTTTTCAACTCAGCAAAACCAAAGTATTTCTAAAAAATTAGATCTTTCCACTTTACTAGTAGAATCTATTTTTTCCTTTAACTTTTGGTATTACATAATTTTAGAACCACCTTCTCAGCTTAATAGCCAAGATAAATTTGTCCTAAAAATTCAAAATAACAAAACTCTTATAACTTTATCTAATGAAGAACTAAGTAAAATTTCTAGCATTTATGAAAATAACAAAAATTCTATTGTAGCAACTAGCATTGTTGAAATTTTATCTTTACTAAACTCTTTATCATCTACTAATAATATTGAGTTTAGCTCAAAACCTATTACAAAACCTTTAACAACTAAAATAACAGGAGCATTAAATAAAGCTATAACTAAGACTAATCTTGTTAGCTTAAACCCAAATATAATAGATAATTACCAGCTAAACAAAAAACTTGGTGAAACTTCTCCTCATGTTAATTACTTAGCTGAGCAAATTAATCTAGGAAACCGAATAGTTTTCTTAAAAACTCTTGAGATAAAAAACTCTTCTCCTAATTATATAGAAAGTTTCCTTAAAATAGCTAAATTACACTCTAAGTTAAACCATACAAATATACCTAAACTATATCAGGTTGGTATTACTAAAGAATATTACTTTAGTGTTTTTCAGTATATACCAGGAATAACTCTATCTGAATATATCTTAAGAAAGAAAATTTCTTCAACGCATCTATTACTAATACTTAAACAAATAGCTAATATTTTAGAATATACACATAAAAGGCAGATTTTACATGGAAATCTTTCTCCTCAAAAAATACTTATTTCTCCAGATGATCAAGTTTTTTTAACTAGTTTTTTTGGTGAAAACCCTGATATGAAAGAGAAAATTGTTGGCAACCCTTTATATTTAGCAATAGAACAACTACAAAATAATTTGTTGCTTCCTAGCTCTGATATATATGCACTAGCAGAAATAGCCTATCTTTGTTTAACAGGGCATCACCCATTTGAAAATTGTGATTCTATAGAAATATTGTTAAGAAAAAAATTTAACTGTAATATCCTTGATGTAGAAACACTTGATCAGTCTTTACCAACAACATTAAATATAGTTTTTAAGAAAGCTCTTTCCTCAGATCTAAACCAACGTTATCAAACAGCTAATGATTTCATCAATGCCTTAAAAGAATGCTTTCAAAATTCTACAACTAGAGATCTTACAGAAGAACTACTACTTAATAATTTTAGATTTATTTCTAATTATTTATCAGTGGATAAGTATTTGCTAACAGATTTAATTGGGGAAGGAAATTTTTCTTGGGTTCATCGAGGGGTTGAACCAAATAACCTTACACAAAAAGCTTTTAAGATTGCCAAACCTCGTCAATTAGTAAGCTTACCGGATCATTCTAGTATTAGAACCCAGGAAATAAACATTACGCTTGGTTGTGTTGGTAGTAAAATCCCAGATATAGAGCAGTTTCTTTCTTTTCAAGCAGAAAAGTTACAAAAAACTAGTGACCCTGCTTTAGTAAAAGTAGATAAGCTTTACTCTCAACATAATATATGTTATTACCAAATGAATTATATTGTAGGTAAAACACTAAGAGAAACAATGAAAACTCGTACAATTTCTATTCGTGTAATGATAGAAATTGCAGTTGCCTTAGATAGGCTCTCACAAAACCCTAATTTTCACTATCATGGAGATCTAAAGCCTGAAAACATTTTAGTAACTAGTAACTCAGTTAAGTTAATTGACCCTGGTTATTTTGGAAGTAAAGAAAAACGAGATGCTCAAACTATGATTACTACTCCAGCATATTACCCAATGTTAGAGTCTGATGACATGTTTGCTTTTGGGTTAATTTTATGGGAAATAGCCTGTCAACAACATCCGCTTGTAATGCAAAGAGGGTCTTCAGAATTTATAGATTTAACATACATTGGAGAAAATCTTTTTGACTGGGTTTATAGTTCTGAACTAGTTGGACAATATTTTAAGTCGGCCTTTTTGTACATTAAACGCCCTTCTACTTATCAAAAAGATATACATCCAATGTTAGAAAGCTTTTTATTAAAAGCTATTAACTTACAGCTTAGAGCCGATAATATTATAGATTATAAAATACACTTTAAGAGCTTTGTCCAGCTAATTGCTGCACTAGAGGAGTTAATAGAGGCAGGAATCACACATTTATAG
- a CDS encoding HEAT repeat domain-containing protein gives MLNSLLTELSDDDIDVRENAIEQIIALKDPTSIFPLLGMLKSQSASTRAAVVRILGEIAEITEENLAEDLLPLLSDEDLFVQIQTCVAFEQIGSLEAFEPLFKIIFLEDLERDPENLLGRTALVTLSSLSQELLVKNLIYLLQDPSSPYRNLAAYWLGEIKAAEALDCLLDCLNDPNITIYTTIIEALGKIANPKAVRPLFNILESIADTEENETLNQIKEQIILALAQIPSEETIDLLINLLADTNIAKRRLSAWALGHISSKTAISALFKA, from the coding sequence ATGCTCAATAGCCTACTAACAGAACTTTCAGATGATGATATAGATGTTAGAGAAAATGCTATTGAACAAATAATTGCGCTAAAAGATCCTACAAGTATCTTTCCTTTGTTAGGAATGCTTAAAAGCCAAAGTGCATCAACTCGTGCTGCTGTTGTACGTATTTTGGGAGAAATAGCCGAAATTACAGAAGAAAATCTTGCTGAAGATTTACTACCTTTATTATCAGACGAAGATCTTTTTGTACAAATACAAACTTGTGTTGCATTTGAGCAAATTGGCAGTCTTGAAGCATTTGAACCTCTATTTAAGATTATTTTTTTAGAAGACTTAGAACGAGATCCAGAAAATTTACTTGGACGCACAGCTTTAGTAACTTTATCTAGTCTCTCTCAGGAATTATTGGTAAAAAATTTAATTTACCTGCTCCAAGATCCTAGCTCACCTTATCGTAATCTAGCAGCTTATTGGTTAGGAGAAATTAAAGCTGCTGAAGCTCTTGATTGCTTATTAGATTGCTTAAATGATCCAAATATAACAATTTACACTACTATAATAGAAGCTTTAGGAAAAATAGCTAATCCAAAAGCGGTAAGACCTTTATTTAATATATTAGAAAGTATTGCCGATACAGAAGAAAACGAAACCTTAAACCAAATCAAAGAACAAATTATTTTAGCTTTAGCTCAAATTCCAAGTGAAGAAACTATAGATTTACTAATTAATTTACTAGCTGATACAAATATAGCTAAACGAAGGCTGTCAGCCTGGGCCCTAGGCCATATTAGCAGCAAAACCGCTATTTCTGCCTTATTTAAAGCCTAA
- a CDS encoding ATP-dependent Clp protease adaptor ClpS, giving the protein MSKYDPESDEAVLTKNDKKEKLDEPPKYKVLLHNDDFTTQDFVVFVLQKIFNHPLEEAIHRMYQVHFQGLTIGGVYPYEIAETKANKVIRLARERDFPFMCSLEKE; this is encoded by the coding sequence ATGTCTAAATATGATCCTGAAAGTGATGAAGCAGTATTAACCAAGAATGATAAAAAAGAAAAGCTTGACGAACCTCCTAAGTATAAGGTCTTGCTTCATAATGATGATTTTACTACACAGGATTTTGTAGTTTTTGTCTTACAAAAAATCTTTAATCATCCTTTAGAAGAAGCAATTCATCGAATGTATCAAGTACATTTTCAAGGGCTTACAATTGGTGGAGTTTATCCTTATGAAATTGCAGAGACAAAAGCCAATAAAGTAATTAGATTGGCTCGGGAAAGAGATTTTCCTTTTATGTGTAGTCTGGAGAAAGAATAA
- a CDS encoding protein kinase — protein MLMQCPKCKKAFPSEKSFCPYDGSALANASQTDFVSFQIDSKYQIDEKIGEGTTGTIYKATHLQLQAPVAVKLMRRDLVNNPTAVERFRREAYAAMKIRHPNAIAVMDFGITSDELVYVVMEFLVGCSLSERLKEKGRFSVIEANNVIQQICAVLNVAHKRGIVHRDLKPDNIFIHKEDGQEIVKVVDFGIAKLIQVLDGMSASDLTGMGSVIGTPHYISPEQCTARAVDPRSDIYSVGIILYRILTGKLPFEGPNSIAVIYKQVTEMPQPINEICPDIPPLINAVVMHALEKDPDRRPKDITTFARELSAVVQTITDQDFRNAFSSATDQDLEAAVLLSLDPSGYSLDYSAGRNRPEPRSKVNNPSSETEPLSVVTLPQSETPKSNIVSSSEFIAVDQEFLHGYFPECDLASVIHTLIGLQVTGSLLVYTNKGAAHEIAKNKTTDLPPPPFCSLYFEQGNVVSTKLGVRVGKEAFFQLFQMPVEGSYIFRPALYLDELRNLEPIIESGEDLWNEAISLKNELQEYKEIFPDLLAGFEIYSNRLNWQDKTNLTLAETIWYLVQQSEMNLAQLLARSPSCNAKTYRIVNLLESTGQISLNDESGSY, from the coding sequence ATGTTAATGCAATGCCCTAAATGCAAAAAAGCTTTTCCCTCAGAGAAGAGTTTTTGTCCCTATGATGGCAGCGCGCTGGCTAATGCCTCACAAACAGATTTTGTTAGTTTTCAAATTGATAGTAAATATCAAATAGATGAAAAAATTGGTGAAGGAACTACTGGCACTATCTATAAAGCTACTCACCTACAACTACAAGCTCCTGTAGCTGTAAAATTAATGCGCCGTGACCTAGTAAATAACCCTACTGCTGTAGAGCGATTTCGTCGTGAAGCTTATGCAGCAATGAAAATACGCCATCCAAATGCTATTGCCGTTATGGATTTCGGCATAACCTCTGATGAACTTGTTTATGTAGTAATGGAATTTTTGGTTGGTTGTTCGCTTTCAGAACGACTTAAGGAAAAAGGCCGATTTAGCGTTATAGAAGCTAATAATGTTATTCAGCAAATTTGTGCTGTTCTTAATGTTGCTCATAAACGAGGTATAGTCCACCGAGACTTAAAACCAGATAATATTTTTATCCACAAAGAAGATGGACAAGAAATTGTTAAAGTTGTAGATTTTGGAATTGCTAAACTTATACAAGTTTTAGATGGAATGAGTGCTAGTGATCTTACTGGCATGGGTTCTGTAATTGGTACACCTCATTATATTTCCCCCGAACAATGTACAGCTAGAGCAGTTGACCCAAGATCTGATATCTATTCTGTCGGTATTATACTGTATCGCATTCTTACTGGTAAGTTACCTTTTGAAGGGCCTAATTCTATTGCTGTAATTTATAAACAGGTGACAGAAATGCCTCAACCAATTAATGAAATCTGTCCTGACATCCCACCTCTTATTAATGCGGTTGTAATGCATGCTTTAGAAAAAGACCCTGATAGACGACCAAAAGATATCACTACTTTTGCTAGAGAACTATCAGCAGTTGTGCAAACCATTACAGACCAGGATTTTAGAAATGCTTTTAGCTCTGCAACTGATCAGGATTTGGAGGCAGCCGTGTTATTGAGCCTTGATCCTTCTGGTTATTCTTTAGATTATTCTGCTGGACGTAATAGACCTGAACCACGTAGCAAAGTAAATAACCCTAGTAGTGAAACAGAGCCTCTTTCTGTAGTAACTCTGCCTCAATCAGAAACACCTAAGTCAAATATTGTTTCTTCATCAGAATTTATTGCTGTTGATCAAGAATTTTTACACGGATATTTTCCAGAATGTGACTTAGCTTCTGTTATACATACCCTAATTGGACTTCAAGTTACAGGCTCTCTACTAGTCTATACTAATAAAGGAGCAGCCCACGAAATAGCTAAAAATAAAACTACTGATTTGCCTCCTCCACCTTTTTGTAGCCTTTATTTTGAACAAGGAAATGTTGTTTCCACTAAACTTGGCGTTCGTGTTGGTAAAGAAGCTTTCTTCCAACTTTTCCAAATGCCTGTTGAAGGTAGCTATATTTTCAGACCTGCACTTTATTTAGATGAATTAAGAAATCTTGAACCTATTATTGAATCTGGGGAAGATCTTTGGAATGAAGCAATATCCCTAAAAAATGAGTTACAAGAATATAAAGAAATCTTTCCTGACTTACTTGCTGGTTTTGAAATCTATTCAAATAGGCTAAATTGGCAAGATAAAACTAACCTAACCCTAGCAGAAACTATTTGGTATTTAGTTCAACAATCTGAAATGAATTTAGCTCAGCTTTTAGCTCGCTCACCTAGTTGTAATGCAAAAACTTATCGTATTGTCAATTTATTAGAATCAACAGGCCAAATTAGCTTAAATGATGAATCTGGGAGCTATTAA
- a CDS encoding TlpA family protein disulfide reductase codes for MQKSYYRLVFSLLFIFLLSLTACESVSVKTTSPVPNEEEVKKASASLPSPRFPESIINTMDAEYNWSVKDLSGKTVNAGDWKNKVLVLNMWATWCGPCIAEMPSLESLYEKTKNDDIVFALVSDEDQETVNQFIQKRKFSLPVYTVENLPQIYRGDAIPRTLIIAANGKIVFDHLGAAKWDSETTINFLKTVSQIK; via the coding sequence ATGCAAAAATCCTATTACCGACTGGTTTTTTCATTACTTTTTATCTTTTTACTTTCTCTAACTGCGTGTGAGAGTGTATCAGTAAAAACAACTAGTCCTGTTCCTAATGAAGAAGAAGTAAAAAAGGCTTCTGCTAGTCTTCCATCCCCAAGATTTCCTGAGTCCATTATTAACACTATGGATGCAGAATATAATTGGTCAGTAAAAGACTTAAGTGGAAAAACTGTTAATGCAGGAGATTGGAAAAATAAAGTATTAGTGCTTAATATGTGGGCTACTTGGTGTGGCCCTTGTATAGCAGAAATGCCTAGCTTAGAAAGCCTCTACGAAAAAACCAAAAATGATGATATTGTCTTTGCCTTAGTTTCAGATGAAGACCAGGAAACAGTTAACCAATTTATTCAAAAAAGGAAATTTTCCTTGCCTGTTTATACGGTAGAAAATTTGCCTCAAATATATAGAGGTGACGCAATACCTAGAACGCTTATAATTGCAGCTAATGGTAAGATAGTTTTTGATCATTTAGGTGCGGCTAAATGGGATAGTGAAACTACTATTAATTTTCTAAAAACTGTTTCACAAATAAAATAA
- a CDS encoding ATP-dependent Clp protease adaptor ClpS gives MSKYDPDQATITKNKEEVTEPPKYKVILHNDDFTPMDFVTLVLEKVFRYSYRQAESLMLKVHYSGSGIVGIYPYEIAELKLVKATRWHKKKVIL, from the coding sequence ATGTCTAAGTATGATCCAGACCAGGCAACGATTACAAAAAATAAAGAAGAAGTAACGGAACCTCCAAAATATAAAGTAATTTTACATAATGATGATTTTACTCCAATGGACTTTGTTACTTTGGTACTAGAAAAAGTTTTTCGATATTCTTATCGTCAAGCTGAAAGCTTAATGCTAAAGGTTCATTACTCTGGTAGTGGAATAGTGGGTATTTACCCTTATGAAATTGCAGAATTAAAGCTAGTAAAAGCTACTAGATGGCACAAGAAGAAGGTTATCCTTTAA
- the clpA gene encoding ATP-dependent Clp protease ATP-binding subunit ClpA, which yields MLTKDLQITLQYALSLTISRRHESLTLEHLLLALLADKLASDILRKCGADLKVLEKELEKFLEENFDPISEKEYHSPEQTPSFNRVLEYAIRQAQGAGKYEIDAGNVLAALYQESHSHAVYLLKKQGVTKLDILNYISHGVAKVEQDYEPVKVNEETDDEEHSPALEKALESFTSNLVAKAAKGMIDPLIGRDAELTRTIQVLCRRRKNNPVYVGDPGVGKTALAEGLARKIHLGEVPSVLKTAEVYQLDMGALLAGTKFRGQFEERLKAVINSLKKRPGAILVIDEIHTIVGAGSVSGGTMDASNILKPVLASGEIRCIGSTTYSEYKASFERDRALARRFQKIEIGEPTLSETIEILQGLKTYYENHHEVSYTDEAIKSAVELSAKYINDRCLPDKAIDVIDEAGAAVKLLEIDKRPKHIDTDQIELVVARMAKIPPKTVSVSDKERLQSLEKDLKEVIFGQDPAIHQVARTIKLSRAGLGNPDKPIGSFLFAGPTGVGKTELAKQLALALGVEFLRFDMSEYMEKHTVSRLIGAPPGYVGFDQGGLLTDAVNKTPYSVLVLDEIEKAHPDLFNILLQVMDHASLTDNNGKKADFRNVILIMTTNAGAREINKETIGFNEGFPVNQSKQAIEKPFSPEFRNRLDATIIFSPLTPEIIKHVVEKFVNELRDQLVEKNVSLELTTAAKEWFAKRGFDRLYGARPMARLIQSQIKEQLAEELLFGCLQNGGSAVIDAENDKVIITPKNKIEETDKKKSNTVNKKSKSLVKEVELEK from the coding sequence ATGTTGACCAAAGATTTACAAATCACGTTGCAATATGCTTTAAGCCTAACTATAAGTAGACGGCATGAGTCTTTAACATTAGAACATTTACTACTAGCTTTGCTTGCAGATAAATTAGCTAGCGATATATTAAGAAAATGTGGGGCAGATCTAAAAGTTTTGGAAAAAGAACTAGAAAAATTTTTAGAAGAAAACTTTGATCCCATTTCAGAAAAAGAATACCATTCTCCAGAACAAACACCTTCTTTTAACCGAGTGCTAGAATATGCTATTCGTCAGGCACAAGGCGCAGGAAAATATGAAATAGATGCTGGTAATGTCCTTGCAGCACTTTATCAGGAAAGCCATTCACATGCAGTATATTTATTAAAAAAACAAGGTGTTACTAAGCTAGATATATTAAATTATATTTCTCATGGCGTTGCTAAAGTTGAACAAGATTATGAACCAGTTAAAGTTAATGAAGAAACAGATGATGAAGAACATAGCCCAGCACTAGAAAAAGCTTTAGAGTCTTTTACTAGTAATTTAGTAGCAAAAGCTGCTAAAGGAATGATAGATCCATTAATTGGACGAGATGCAGAGTTAACGCGCACTATTCAAGTGCTTTGTCGACGACGTAAAAATAATCCAGTTTATGTTGGAGATCCTGGAGTTGGTAAAACTGCGTTAGCTGAAGGATTGGCTAGAAAAATTCATTTAGGAGAAGTTCCAAGCGTACTTAAAACAGCCGAAGTTTACCAATTAGATATGGGTGCGTTACTTGCAGGAACAAAATTCCGAGGACAATTTGAAGAAAGATTAAAAGCAGTTATTAATTCACTAAAGAAACGTCCTGGAGCAATACTAGTAATAGATGAAATCCATACAATTGTTGGTGCTGGTTCGGTTAGTGGTGGAACGATGGATGCGTCTAATATTCTTAAACCTGTGCTAGCATCAGGTGAAATACGTTGTATTGGGTCAACTACTTATTCCGAATATAAAGCTTCTTTTGAACGAGATAGAGCTTTAGCTAGAAGATTTCAAAAAATTGAAATTGGCGAACCTACCTTAAGCGAAACAATAGAAATTCTACAAGGCTTAAAGACCTATTATGAGAATCATCATGAGGTTAGTTATACAGATGAAGCTATAAAATCTGCTGTAGAGCTTTCTGCTAAGTATATTAATGACCGTTGTTTACCAGATAAAGCAATTGATGTTATAGATGAAGCTGGTGCGGCAGTAAAACTACTAGAAATAGATAAACGTCCTAAGCATATTGATACTGATCAAATAGAATTAGTTGTTGCTCGTATGGCAAAGATTCCGCCTAAAACAGTTTCTGTATCTGATAAAGAACGGCTTCAGAGTTTAGAAAAAGACTTAAAAGAAGTAATTTTTGGTCAAGATCCAGCAATTCACCAAGTAGCAAGAACAATTAAGCTATCACGTGCTGGGCTTGGGAATCCTGATAAGCCTATTGGTTCATTTCTTTTTGCTGGCCCAACTGGAGTAGGAAAAACAGAGTTAGCTAAACAGCTTGCTTTAGCTTTAGGTGTCGAGTTTTTAAGATTTGATATGAGCGAATATATGGAAAAACATACTGTTTCCCGTTTAATTGGTGCGCCTCCTGGTTATGTTGGATTTGATCAAGGTGGACTTTTAACAGATGCAGTTAATAAAACGCCTTATTCAGTCCTGGTTTTAGATGAAATTGAAAAAGCTCATCCAGATTTATTTAATATTTTGCTTCAAGTGATGGATCATGCTAGTTTAACTGATAACAATGGCAAAAAAGCAGATTTTCGTAATGTAATTTTAATTATGACTACTAATGCTGGAGCTAGAGAAATAAATAAAGAAACCATTGGCTTTAATGAAGGTTTTCCTGTTAATCAAAGTAAACAAGCAATAGAAAAACCTTTTAGTCCAGAATTTCGCAACCGTCTTGATGCAACAATTATTTTTAGCCCATTAACACCAGAAATAATTAAACACGTAGTTGAAAAATTTGTTAATGAGCTAAGAGATCAATTAGTTGAAAAAAATGTTAGTTTAGAATTAACTACAGCAGCAAAAGAATGGTTTGCTAAACGTGGATTTGATCGACTTTATGGAGCGCGGCCTATGGCGCGTTTAATACAATCTCAAATTAAAGAACAACTAGCTGAAGAACTTTTATTTGGTTGTTTACAAAATGGAGGTAGTGCAGTAATAGATGCCGAGAATGATAAAGTTATTATAACTCCTAAGAATAAAATAGAAGAAACAGATAAAAAGAAAAGTAATACTGTAAATAAAAAAAGTAAATCTTTAGTAAAAGAAGTAGAGTTAGAAAAATAA